A stretch of Henckelia pumila isolate YLH828 chromosome 4, ASM3356847v2, whole genome shotgun sequence DNA encodes these proteins:
- the LOC140860621 gene encoding protein FAR1-RELATED SEQUENCE 5-like, with the protein MGLRTRWKETRSTVARPPRDVLQPAMVMDDGGGNRRWCNQVKPMGWDLRERIKDCATVNDGLFEEDNEVVPEVGMKFRSVDEIYEIYKKYTYRMGFPIRRRTSRKGKNGVIRNVAFTCGREGNRSRGATTSLKPSATSQTRCKDRLNAAADAFGVWRVTIKELKHNNEISPSKSRMYRCNRQLTENVKRKLELNDIAGIPLNKSYKSIVVEAGGYENMTFIEKDCRNFIDKSPGFYFSIDYDEDGRLKNVFWADKRCRLAYKELGDVVTFDTKYLTNKYDTSFAPFVGVNHHGKSTLFGFGMIAGEDTDTFVWLFRMWLDCMENQPPTVLVAMVDKYTLHENDWLSGIFNERSWWIPCFLNTSFWAGMSSMQRSESMNAFFDGAYDIEHDPKLVNLTVQVFLQVLKACKCPSVVGHVLDNYH; encoded by the exons ATGGGATTAAGAACCAGATGGAAAGAAACAAGAAGTACAGTTGCTCGACCTCCTCGGGATGTGCTCCAGCCGGCTATGGTGATGGACGACGGTGGCGGCAATCGGAGGTGGTGCAACCAAGTGAAGCCGATGGGTTGGGATTTGAGAGAGA GAATTAAGGATTGTGCTACAGTGAATGATGGGTTGTTCGAAGAAGATAATGAAGTCGTACCTGAGGTTGGGATGAAATTTAGAAGTGTAGATGAAATATATGAGATATACAAGAAGTATACGTATCGTATGGGTTTTCCAATCAGAAGGAGGACttctagaaaaggaaaaaaTGGGGTCATCCGAAATGTGGCATTCACTTGTGGCCGAGAAGGAAATCGATCAAGAGGTGCGACTACTTCTCTGAAGCCTAGTGCCACAAGTCAAACAAGATGCAAAGATAGgttgaatgcagctgcagatgctttCGGTGTTTGGAGAGTAACAATCAAAGAGCTAAAGCATAATAACGAAATAAGCCCCTCAAAGTCTAGGATGTATCGATGCAATCGACAACTGACTGAAAATGTTAAAAGGAAGCTAGAACTTAATGATATTGCTGGAATTCCACTCAATAAAAGTTACAAATCGATTGTTGTTGAAGCTGGGGGATATGAAAACATGACTTTCATTGAAAAGGATTGTCGGAACTTCATTGATAAG AGTCCTGGTTTCTACTTCTCTATTGATTATGATGAGGATGGTCGCCTAAAAAATGTATTTTGGGCTGATAAAAGATGTAGACTAGCGTACAAGGAATTGGGTGATGTTGTCACATTCGATACAAAATACTTGACAAACAAGTATGATACGTCATTTGCTCCTTTTGTCGGTGTTAATCATCATGGAAAATCGACCCTTTTTGGATTTGGTATGATTGCAGGTGAGGATACTGACACTTTTGTATGGTTATTTCGGATGTGGCTTGACTGCATGGAGAATCAACCTCCCACAG TCTTGGTTGCAATGGTTGACAAGTACACTTTGCACGAAAATGATTGGTTGTCTGGGATTTTTAATGAAAGATCATGGTGGATCCCATGTTTTTTAAACACGAGTTTCTGGGCTGGAATGTCGTCAATGCAGCGTAGTGAGAGCATGAATGCTTTCTTCGATGG TGCATATGATATTGAACATGATCCAAAGCTTGTAAATTTAACAGTGCAAGTTTTCTTGCAAGTCCTTAAAGCTTGTAAGTGCCCTAGTGTCGTGGGACATGTTTTAGATAATTATCACTAG